The following proteins are co-located in the Micromonospora coriariae genome:
- a CDS encoding class I SAM-dependent methyltransferase, with protein sequence MARDWLAWHDDYDQPGSALAARLAEVREQVRAALDRAPAGPLRVISACAGQGRDLIPVLATHPRRDDVTARLVELDPRNAAVAEDAARVAGLSGVQVLVGDAAVTDAYADLVPADLVLLCGVFGNVSDADVRATVGHAAALCASGGTVIWTRHRREPDLVPTICGWFTQEGFAPVAVGTPADRVGVGVHRHLGRPRPLPPGVTMFHFLTR encoded by the coding sequence ATGGCTCGGGACTGGCTTGCCTGGCACGACGACTACGACCAGCCTGGATCGGCGCTGGCCGCCCGGCTGGCCGAGGTGCGCGAGCAGGTCCGGGCGGCACTGGACCGGGCGCCGGCTGGGCCTCTCCGGGTGATCAGCGCGTGCGCCGGTCAGGGCCGGGACCTGATTCCGGTGCTCGCCACCCATCCGCGCCGCGACGACGTGACCGCCCGCCTGGTCGAGTTGGACCCGCGCAACGCCGCGGTGGCCGAGGACGCCGCCCGAGTGGCCGGTCTCAGCGGCGTACAGGTGCTGGTCGGCGACGCGGCGGTGACCGACGCGTACGCCGATCTGGTCCCGGCCGACCTAGTGCTGCTCTGCGGGGTGTTCGGCAACGTGTCGGACGCCGACGTCCGGGCCACCGTGGGGCACGCCGCGGCGCTCTGCGCGAGCGGTGGCACGGTGATCTGGACCCGGCATCGCCGCGAGCCGGATCTGGTGCCCACCATCTGTGGCTGGTTCACGCAGGAGGGGTTCGCGCCGGTCGCGGTAGGCACCCCGGCGGACCGGGTCGGCGTCGGCGTGCACCGCCACCTTGGCCGTCCTCGGCCGCTGCCGCCCGGGGTGACGATGTTCCATTTCCTCACCCGCTGA
- a CDS encoding sulfite oxidase: MTTVDDRTPGSQQDDPAPHLGAVGAPTVAEVSGPSRLAEPGEAISAEELQLAARNHGIPLEALRYDVTPAGLHYLLTHYDIPELDPATHALTVGGAVDRPLTVSLAELRERPRVTHRVTLECAGNGRALLDPRPVSQPWLVEAVGNAEWTGTPLAPLLREAGLDPDAVDVVFTGADHGVERGVEQDYQRGLPVADALREEVLLAYEMNGAPLLPQHGAPLRLIVPGWYGMAHVKWLHSVEVRTEPFEGYQNAVAYRLRRDADDPGVPVTRIEPRALVRPPGFPDFMSRRRVLRPGPCTLDGRAWSGHAPIVAVEVTTDGGTSWTPAELDAAQGGDFAWRRWRHEWTATPGRYVLSARATDASGRTQPVEQPWNRGGFANNLVQRVEVVVPAE; encoded by the coding sequence ATGACCACTGTCGATGACCGGACGCCGGGGTCTCAGCAGGACGACCCGGCTCCGCACCTCGGGGCCGTCGGCGCGCCGACGGTGGCCGAGGTGAGCGGCCCGTCCCGGCTCGCCGAGCCGGGCGAGGCGATCAGCGCCGAGGAGTTGCAGCTCGCCGCCCGCAACCACGGCATCCCGCTGGAGGCGCTGCGCTACGACGTCACCCCGGCCGGGCTGCACTACCTGCTCACCCACTACGACATCCCGGAGCTGGACCCGGCCACGCACGCGCTGACCGTCGGCGGCGCGGTGGACCGGCCGCTGACCGTGAGCCTGGCGGAGCTTCGTGAGCGTCCCCGGGTCACCCACCGGGTCACACTGGAGTGCGCCGGCAACGGTCGGGCGCTGCTGGATCCCCGGCCGGTCAGTCAGCCCTGGCTGGTCGAGGCGGTCGGCAACGCCGAGTGGACCGGCACCCCGCTGGCGCCGCTGCTGCGCGAGGCGGGTCTCGACCCGGACGCGGTGGACGTGGTGTTCACGGGCGCCGATCACGGCGTCGAGCGCGGTGTGGAGCAGGACTATCAGCGGGGGTTGCCGGTAGCCGACGCGCTGCGCGAGGAGGTGCTGCTGGCGTACGAGATGAACGGCGCTCCCCTGCTGCCGCAGCACGGTGCGCCGCTGCGGTTGATCGTGCCGGGTTGGTACGGCATGGCGCACGTGAAGTGGCTCCACTCGGTGGAGGTCCGGACCGAGCCGTTCGAGGGCTACCAGAACGCGGTCGCCTACCGGCTGCGCCGCGACGCCGACGATCCGGGCGTTCCGGTCACCCGGATCGAGCCGCGTGCGCTGGTCCGCCCGCCCGGCTTCCCGGACTTCATGTCCCGCCGCCGGGTGCTCCGGCCGGGACCGTGCACTCTGGACGGTCGGGCCTGGTCGGGGCACGCGCCGATCGTCGCCGTGGAGGTGACCACCGACGGCGGGACGAGTTGGACTCCGGCCGAGTTGGACGCCGCCCAGGGCGGCGACTTCGCCTGGCGACGGTGGCGGCACGAGTGGACCGCGACGCCGGGCCGGTACGTGCTCAGCGCGCGGGCGACGGACGCGTCCGGGCGGACCCAGCCGGTCGAGCAGCCGTGGAATCGGGGCGGCTTCGCCAACAACCTGGTGCAGCGGGTGGAGGTCGTGGTGCCGGCCGAGTGA
- a CDS encoding murein hydrolase activator EnvC family protein, with protein sequence MRPPPVPIRRTVLLCAAFPLALTAQLCCLALLVATLPGRAPTPVVPVAVVAHAPTDAGPGRFRWPVDGPPRPVRRFDPPPRPWLPGHRGVDLAAPAGTVIRSAGPGTVLFAGLVAGRPVVTVGHAGGLRTTHEPVRPAVRPGQPVSAGAPLGELLPGHPGCPTVACLHWGLRRGAEYLDPLALLGLGPVRLLPVDRVSAGRAAPAAVRPAVRTRRRRCRPGR encoded by the coding sequence ATGCGACCGCCACCCGTTCCGATCCGCCGCACCGTGCTGCTCTGCGCCGCGTTCCCGCTCGCGCTGACCGCTCAGCTCTGCTGTCTGGCGCTGCTGGTCGCGACGCTGCCCGGCCGCGCGCCGACGCCGGTCGTGCCGGTCGCGGTCGTGGCGCACGCCCCAACGGACGCCGGCCCGGGGCGGTTCCGCTGGCCGGTCGACGGGCCGCCCCGCCCGGTGCGCCGATTCGACCCGCCACCCCGGCCGTGGCTGCCCGGGCACCGGGGGGTGGACCTGGCCGCCCCGGCCGGAACGGTGATCCGCAGCGCCGGGCCGGGCACCGTGCTCTTCGCGGGCCTGGTCGCCGGGCGACCGGTGGTCACCGTGGGGCACGCCGGCGGGCTACGGACCACCCACGAGCCGGTGCGACCGGCGGTACGCCCCGGCCAGCCGGTCTCCGCCGGTGCGCCACTGGGCGAGTTGCTGCCCGGGCATCCGGGCTGCCCCACCGTCGCCTGCCTGCACTGGGGCCTGCGCCGGGGAGCGGAATACCTCGACCCGCTGGCCCTGCTCGGCCTCGGCCCGGTACGCCTGCTCCCGGTCGACCGGGTCAGCGCTGGGCGAGCAGCGCCGGCAGCCGTACGGCCAGCCGTTCGTACTCGCCGGCGGCGTTGTAGACCTGGCCGGTGA